The following are encoded in a window of Geobacter metallireducens GS-15 genomic DNA:
- a CDS encoding amidohydrolase family protein — translation MTVIDIHCHAAGIGAGDSGCFISPKLRRSWKYRFYLKSFGVTNADLEREGDSLVLRRISERLTASSQVQQAVVLAMDGVVDGSGQLDRDRTEMYIPNEFLARECRRYPNLLFGASVNPQRPDALERLDAAAAAGAVLVKWLPSIQGTDPADRCLVPFYRHLAQLGLPLLTHTGLEESFTLADNALADPARLRLPLEEGVTVIAAHCATSGQSHGESNLARLLPLFAQFPNLYADISALTQLNRLGHLERVLAHRDIHGRLLYGTDMPLPATGLTSPWFHLLRLGPLEARRLAVIGNPWDQDVALKLALGMPEEILFRAAGVLGIADTIKHRSFP, via the coding sequence ATGACCGTCATCGACATTCACTGCCATGCCGCCGGCATCGGCGCCGGTGACAGCGGCTGCTTCATCTCCCCGAAGCTTCGCCGGAGCTGGAAGTACCGCTTCTACCTCAAATCCTTCGGCGTGACCAATGCGGACTTGGAGCGGGAGGGTGATAGCCTGGTGCTCCGGCGTATTTCGGAGCGGCTCACCGCTTCGTCCCAGGTCCAGCAGGCCGTGGTGCTGGCCATGGATGGCGTGGTGGACGGCAGCGGCCAGTTGGATCGGGACCGGACCGAGATGTACATTCCCAATGAGTTCCTGGCCCGGGAGTGCCGCCGCTACCCGAACCTCCTCTTCGGCGCCAGCGTCAACCCCCAGCGCCCCGACGCCTTGGAGCGCCTCGACGCCGCTGCCGCCGCCGGAGCGGTGCTCGTGAAGTGGCTCCCCTCCATCCAGGGGACCGACCCTGCGGATCGGTGCCTCGTTCCCTTCTATCGCCACCTGGCCCAGCTGGGGCTTCCGCTTCTGACCCACACCGGCCTTGAGGAGTCATTCACCCTGGCCGACAACGCCCTGGCCGACCCGGCGCGTCTCCGGCTCCCCCTGGAAGAGGGGGTGACTGTCATTGCCGCCCACTGCGCCACCAGCGGACAAAGCCACGGGGAGTCGAACCTGGCGCGCCTCCTTCCACTCTTTGCCCAATTCCCGAACCTCTACGCCGACATCTCGGCCCTCACCCAGCTGAACCGACTGGGGCACCTGGAGCGGGTCCTGGCGCACCGGGACATTCACGGCCGGCTCCTCTACGGCACCGACATGCCCCTGCCTGCCACGGGGCTCACCTCCCCCTGGTTCCACCTCCTCCGGCTCGGGCCGCTGGAGGCCCGGCGGTTGGCCGTCATCGGTAACCCCTGGGATCAGGATGTGGCCCTGAAGCTGGCCCTGGGGATGCCAGAGGAGATCCTGTTCCGGGCCGCAGGCGTACTCGGGATCGCTGACACCATCAAACACCGGAGCTTCCCATGA
- a CDS encoding methylated-DNA--[protein]-cysteine S-methyltransferase has protein sequence MKRYCTIKTPLGDMVALAEGDELSGLWFTDQKYVPADAGDRMHDQDHPLFAELRRQLDAYFAGMLQTFDLPLAPQGTPFQMAVWELLRTIPPGTTTSYGALAVRMAQGRGGRITSARAVGSAVGRNPIDIIIPCHRVIGADGSLTGYAGGLKRKAALLALERGGGLPPG, from the coding sequence ATGAAACGGTACTGCACCATCAAGACCCCGTTGGGCGACATGGTGGCGCTGGCGGAGGGGGACGAACTGAGCGGGCTCTGGTTCACGGATCAGAAGTACGTGCCGGCGGATGCCGGAGACCGGATGCACGACCAGGATCATCCCCTCTTTGCGGAGCTGCGCCGGCAGCTGGACGCCTATTTCGCCGGCATGCTGCAGACGTTCGACCTGCCGCTGGCGCCCCAGGGGACCCCGTTCCAGATGGCGGTCTGGGAGCTTCTGCGCACCATTCCCCCGGGGACGACCACCTCCTACGGCGCCTTGGCTGTCCGCATGGCCCAGGGCAGGGGGGGGCGCATTACGTCGGCCCGGGCGGTGGGGAGCGCGGTGGGGCGCAATCCCATCGACATCATTATCCCCTGCCACCGGGTGATAGGGGCCGACGGTTCCCTTACCGGCTATGCCGGCGGGCTTAAGCGCAAGGCGGCCCTCCTGGCCCTGGAGCGGGGCGGCGGGTTGCCGCCGGGTTGA
- a CDS encoding acyl-[ACP]--phospholipid O-acyltransferase, producing MNTTEPTTLPVSFRRLNLAQALGALNDNLIKLIIVFYLIGRYGREEAGTIAAMGSAAFVAPFLLFSALAGSLADRFPKGRIVVGVKALEVGIALLAVSGLFLASPPLLYGAVFLLGTHSALFAPAKYGVVPELVPREGLSKANSLLEMASFLAIVGGTALAPFLVQLAGGRHGVALLAGVAIAVAGLLIARTLPPTPAVAPDRAISFLPTSYWRTLRSLKRDGYLLLAVIGAAYFLFVRAFCQLNLLPYGMKILALSEEQSGYLFLAAAIGIGAGSLWAGRLSGRTVEFGVVPIGAVGLTVCSFVLAMMPASLWAVLAVVALFGVSAGLFIVPLQSFIQLRAPADRRGEVLAASSFLSWVGVLLASGLLWVLSGPLGFSPGSCFTVLGAITLVLTAVTLRVLPDFLLRFIALAVMRIRYRVTTIDDRHVPVEGGALLVANHVSWLDALILLATQQRRIRFVMEREIYSAPGLKQLCALMGVIPVSSRDGKRGLLEFIATARKALDDGYLVCIFAEGEITRTGMLNRFKGGFEHIVKGTSHPIIPVYIGGAWGSALSYAHGRLLSRLPSLIPYRVTVLFGAPVPAGSTPHDVRRAVMELSAAWFEARKPRRRALGELFAETARENWHRLAMADTGGRELTYGRALTGAVALAAKLKDATPGQEMVGVCLPPTVGGALVNLALTLNGIVPVNLNYTASPEGIRSALAQCAITTTITSRVFLEKLGTLPEFPGVLYVEDLLAGLTDGDKRRAFLTARFLPLRTFARPAGFDADRLATVIFSSGSTGEPKGVMLSHHNILSNLEALRMVFRATQRDNICSALPFFHSLGFTGTLWLPLLSGFSAVYHTNPLDGETIAKTVRERQSTLLIATPTFLMAYLRRAKKEDFATLRLVITGAEKLKPKLADTFQEKFGIRPMEGYGATELSPVISLSLPDVEVNGVRQIASRQGSVGLPVPGVVVKIVDPDTFAALPEGEAGLILVKGPNVMLGYLHKPEKTAEVVKDGWYVTGDIGRLDNYGFLHITDRLSRFSKIAGEMVPHGAVEDALHARLGMTGVVAVTGIPDEKRGEKLVVVFAREAGDAETLHRLMAESDLPNLWKPGRDCYVAVDALPLLGTGKLDLRGVKEAALAVVG from the coding sequence ATGAATACCACCGAACCGACCACCCTACCCGTCTCCTTCCGCCGCCTGAACCTGGCCCAGGCCCTGGGGGCGCTGAACGACAACCTCATCAAACTGATCATCGTCTTCTACCTCATCGGCCGCTACGGCCGGGAGGAGGCCGGCACCATTGCCGCCATGGGGAGCGCCGCCTTCGTTGCGCCGTTTCTCCTCTTCTCGGCCCTGGCCGGTTCCCTGGCCGACCGCTTTCCCAAGGGGCGGATCGTGGTGGGGGTCAAGGCGCTGGAAGTGGGGATCGCCCTCCTGGCCGTGAGTGGTCTCTTCCTGGCCTCCCCTCCACTTCTCTATGGGGCGGTCTTTCTCCTGGGTACCCACAGCGCCCTCTTCGCTCCGGCTAAGTACGGGGTGGTGCCGGAGCTGGTCCCCCGGGAGGGGCTCTCGAAAGCCAACAGCCTCTTGGAGATGGCTTCCTTTCTCGCCATCGTCGGGGGGACTGCTCTGGCCCCCTTCCTCGTGCAGCTGGCAGGGGGGCGCCACGGCGTGGCTCTTCTGGCGGGGGTGGCCATTGCCGTGGCCGGGCTTCTCATCGCCCGCACCCTCCCCCCGACACCGGCCGTGGCCCCGGACCGGGCGATTTCCTTCTTGCCGACCAGCTACTGGCGCACCCTCCGGAGCCTGAAACGCGACGGCTATCTCCTCCTGGCGGTGATCGGCGCCGCCTACTTCCTCTTTGTGAGGGCCTTCTGTCAGCTGAATCTCCTCCCCTACGGCATGAAGATCCTCGCCCTCTCCGAAGAGCAGAGCGGCTACCTCTTCCTGGCCGCTGCCATCGGCATCGGCGCCGGGTCACTCTGGGCCGGCCGGCTCTCCGGGCGCACCGTGGAGTTCGGCGTGGTCCCCATCGGGGCCGTGGGGCTCACCGTCTGCTCCTTCGTCCTGGCCATGATGCCGGCGAGCCTGTGGGCGGTCCTGGCCGTGGTGGCTCTCTTCGGCGTCAGCGCCGGCCTCTTCATCGTGCCGCTCCAGTCCTTCATTCAGCTGCGGGCACCGGCGGACCGGCGGGGGGAGGTCCTGGCCGCCTCGTCGTTCCTGAGCTGGGTCGGGGTGCTTCTGGCCTCGGGGCTCCTCTGGGTCCTCTCGGGCCCCCTGGGGTTCTCCCCCGGCAGCTGCTTCACGGTTCTCGGGGCGATCACCCTCGTCCTCACGGCCGTCACCCTCCGGGTCCTCCCCGATTTCCTCCTCCGCTTCATCGCCTTGGCGGTCATGCGGATCCGCTACCGGGTGACCACCATCGACGACCGCCACGTGCCGGTGGAAGGGGGGGCGTTGTTGGTGGCGAACCACGTCTCCTGGCTCGACGCCCTCATCCTCCTCGCCACCCAGCAGCGGCGGATCCGCTTCGTCATGGAACGGGAGATCTACAGCGCTCCCGGCCTCAAGCAGCTCTGCGCCCTCATGGGGGTGATCCCGGTTTCGTCCCGGGACGGGAAAAGGGGCCTCCTGGAGTTCATCGCCACCGCCCGCAAGGCCCTGGACGACGGCTACCTGGTCTGCATCTTCGCCGAGGGGGAGATCACCCGCACCGGCATGCTGAACCGGTTCAAGGGGGGCTTCGAGCACATCGTCAAGGGGACGAGCCACCCCATCATCCCGGTCTACATCGGCGGCGCCTGGGGGAGCGCCCTCTCCTACGCCCACGGCAGGCTCCTCTCCCGCCTCCCCTCCCTCATCCCCTACCGGGTGACGGTCCTCTTCGGCGCGCCCGTGCCGGCCGGGAGCACCCCCCACGACGTGCGCCGGGCCGTGATGGAGCTTTCCGCGGCCTGGTTCGAGGCCCGCAAGCCCCGACGCCGCGCCCTGGGGGAGCTCTTCGCCGAGACGGCCCGGGAGAACTGGCACCGCCTTGCCATGGCTGACACCGGGGGCCGGGAGCTGACTTACGGCAGGGCCCTCACCGGCGCCGTGGCCCTGGCGGCGAAGCTGAAGGACGCAACTCCCGGCCAGGAGATGGTCGGTGTCTGCCTCCCCCCCACCGTGGGGGGCGCCCTGGTGAACCTTGCCCTCACCCTGAACGGCATCGTGCCGGTGAACCTGAACTACACCGCCTCGCCGGAGGGTATCCGCTCGGCCTTGGCCCAGTGCGCCATTACGACCACCATCACCTCCCGCGTCTTCCTGGAGAAGCTCGGCACCCTGCCGGAATTTCCCGGTGTCCTCTACGTGGAGGACCTCCTCGCCGGCCTCACCGACGGCGACAAGCGCCGGGCGTTTCTCACGGCCCGCTTCCTCCCGCTTCGCACCTTCGCCCGCCCCGCCGGGTTCGATGCCGACCGCCTCGCCACGGTGATCTTTTCCTCCGGGAGCACCGGGGAGCCCAAGGGGGTCATGCTCTCCCACCACAACATCCTCTCCAACCTGGAGGCGCTCCGGATGGTCTTTCGCGCCACCCAGCGGGACAACATCTGCTCGGCTCTCCCCTTCTTCCACTCCCTGGGGTTCACCGGCACCCTCTGGCTCCCGCTCCTCTCGGGCTTCTCGGCGGTCTACCACACCAACCCCCTGGACGGCGAAACCATCGCCAAAACCGTGCGGGAGCGGCAGTCGACCCTCCTCATCGCCACCCCCACCTTCCTCATGGCCTACCTGCGGCGAGCCAAAAAGGAGGACTTTGCCACCCTGCGCCTCGTCATCACCGGCGCCGAGAAACTGAAGCCGAAGCTGGCCGACACCTTCCAGGAGAAGTTCGGCATCCGCCCCATGGAGGGGTACGGCGCCACGGAGCTGTCGCCGGTCATCTCCCTGTCGCTTCCCGACGTGGAGGTCAACGGGGTCCGCCAGATCGCCTCCCGGCAAGGGAGCGTGGGGCTCCCGGTCCCCGGCGTGGTGGTGAAGATAGTGGACCCCGACACCTTTGCCGCGCTTCCCGAGGGGGAGGCGGGGCTCATCCTCGTCAAGGGGCCCAACGTCATGCTCGGCTACCTCCACAAGCCCGAAAAGACCGCCGAGGTGGTAAAGGACGGCTGGTACGTCACCGGCGACATCGGCCGGCTGGACAACTACGGCTTTCTCCACATCACCGACCGCCTCTCCCGCTTCAGCAAGATCGCCGGGGAGATGGTTCCCCACGGCGCCGTGGAAGACGCTCTCCACGCCCGCCTCGGGATGACCGGCGTCGTGGCCGTCACCGGCATCCCTGACGAGAAGCGGGGGGAAAAGCTCGTGGTGGTCTTCGCCCGGGAGGCAGGCGATGCCGAAACCCTCCACCGGCTCATGGCCGAGAGCGACCTCCCCAACCTCTGGAAGCCGGGGCGGGATTGCTACGTGGCCGTGGACGCCCTGCCGCTGCTGGGGACCGGGAAGCTGGACCTGCGGGGGGTGAAGGAGGCGGCTCTGGCGGTAGTGGGGTGA
- a CDS encoding ATP-dependent helicase produces the protein MDLLKNLNPPQKEAVLHGEGPLLVLAGAGSGKTRVIVHRIAHLICNLGVPPWQILAVTFTNKAAGEMRERVERLVGAGEAPLIATFHSTCARFLRRDIHHLGYDSSFAIYDDKDAEKLLKEVIAGLGLDEKRFPARSFAAAIDDCKNRGIPPGEIPTGDYTGEMLARVYGAYQERLKKCNALDFGDLLMLTVRLLEEHPEVLARYRDKYRWILVDEYQDTNPIQYRLVRLLAGERRNLCVVGDDDQSIYRWRGADIRNILDFEKDFPGVVTVKLEQNYRSTQNILAAAGAVVAKNRGRKAKTLWSENPAGEAIVYRRLSDEREEARFVCREVEKHVRRGGDLRDVAVFYRTNAQSRVIEDAMVADGIPYHMVGGMRFYERMEVKDILAYLKVLVNPADEVSLKRIINVPARGIGHATVDKVAELAFRKGIILYDAFSEASTSGLLSTGPRGKIAGFMALMEQFAGLAGTVPLSELASRIIDGTGYAAKLKEERSDEAQDRLDNLQELCSAMEEFERTSDEKTLAAFLEQVALVSDLERGEGKRESATLMTLHAAKGLEFPVVFMIGMEEKLFPHVRSLDDPEAMEEERRLCYVGMTRARERLILTNARRRRLFGQDQVNMSSRFIADVPRDLLDLEDEYQSSFGFGAGRGLERETTAAEPTRHNLASIFETEIEPDFDDIEVIPDEPEDGGIWLGMKVRHGKFGVGVIRKIEGKGDDQKVIVWFNSVGPKKLLVRFAGLERV, from the coding sequence ATGGACCTTCTGAAAAATCTCAACCCGCCCCAGAAGGAGGCGGTTCTCCACGGCGAGGGGCCGCTCCTGGTTCTGGCCGGAGCCGGATCCGGCAAGACCCGGGTCATCGTCCACCGTATCGCTCACCTGATCTGCAACCTCGGCGTCCCCCCGTGGCAGATTCTGGCGGTTACCTTCACCAACAAGGCCGCCGGCGAGATGCGGGAGCGGGTGGAGCGGCTCGTGGGAGCCGGCGAGGCTCCCCTCATCGCCACCTTCCACTCCACCTGCGCCCGGTTCCTGCGCCGCGATATCCACCACCTGGGGTATGACTCCTCCTTCGCTATCTACGACGACAAGGACGCGGAAAAGCTTCTGAAGGAGGTGATCGCCGGCCTCGGCCTGGACGAGAAACGCTTCCCGGCCCGCTCCTTTGCCGCCGCCATCGACGACTGCAAGAACCGGGGCATCCCCCCCGGGGAGATCCCCACCGGCGACTACACCGGCGAGATGCTGGCCCGGGTCTACGGCGCCTACCAGGAGCGGCTGAAGAAGTGCAACGCCCTGGACTTCGGCGATCTCCTCATGCTGACGGTCCGTCTCTTAGAAGAGCACCCCGAGGTGCTGGCCCGCTACCGGGACAAATATCGCTGGATCCTTGTGGACGAGTATCAGGATACGAACCCGATTCAGTACCGGCTCGTGCGGCTTCTGGCCGGGGAGCGGCGCAACCTCTGCGTGGTGGGGGACGATGACCAGTCAATCTATCGGTGGCGGGGGGCCGACATCCGGAACATCCTCGACTTCGAGAAGGATTTTCCCGGCGTGGTCACAGTTAAGCTGGAGCAGAACTACCGTTCCACCCAAAACATCCTGGCCGCGGCCGGGGCCGTGGTGGCCAAAAACCGCGGCCGCAAGGCCAAGACCCTCTGGAGCGAGAACCCGGCCGGCGAGGCCATTGTCTACCGGCGCCTCTCCGACGAGCGGGAGGAGGCCCGCTTCGTCTGCCGGGAGGTGGAGAAGCATGTGCGGCGCGGCGGGGATCTGCGGGACGTGGCGGTCTTCTACCGGACCAACGCCCAGTCCCGGGTCATCGAGGACGCCATGGTGGCCGACGGGATTCCCTACCACATGGTGGGGGGGATGCGGTTCTACGAGCGGATGGAGGTAAAGGACATCCTCGCCTACCTGAAGGTCCTCGTGAACCCCGCCGACGAGGTGTCCCTCAAGCGGATCATCAACGTCCCGGCCCGGGGTATCGGCCACGCCACCGTGGACAAGGTGGCGGAGCTGGCATTCCGCAAGGGGATCATTCTCTACGACGCCTTCAGCGAGGCGTCCACCAGCGGACTCCTCTCCACCGGCCCCCGGGGGAAAATCGCCGGCTTCATGGCACTCATGGAGCAGTTTGCCGGCCTCGCCGGCACGGTACCCCTGTCGGAGCTCGCCTCCCGCATCATCGACGGGACCGGCTACGCCGCCAAACTGAAGGAAGAGCGGAGCGACGAGGCCCAGGACCGCCTCGACAACCTCCAGGAACTCTGTTCCGCCATGGAGGAGTTCGAGCGAACGAGCGACGAGAAGACCCTGGCCGCCTTCCTGGAGCAGGTGGCCCTCGTGTCGGATCTGGAGCGGGGCGAGGGGAAGCGGGAATCGGCCACCCTCATGACCCTCCACGCGGCCAAGGGGCTCGAATTCCCAGTGGTATTCATGATCGGAATGGAGGAGAAGCTTTTCCCACACGTCCGCTCCCTGGACGACCCCGAGGCCATGGAGGAGGAGCGGCGCCTCTGCTACGTGGGGATGACCCGGGCGAGGGAGCGGCTGATCCTCACCAACGCCCGCCGCCGGCGACTCTTCGGCCAGGACCAGGTGAACATGTCGTCCCGCTTCATCGCCGACGTTCCCCGGGATCTCCTGGATCTGGAAGACGAGTACCAGTCCTCCTTCGGCTTCGGCGCAGGACGGGGGCTGGAGCGGGAGACAACAGCCGCCGAACCGACGCGCCACAACCTGGCGAGCATCTTCGAAACGGAGATCGAGCCCGATTTCGACGACATCGAGGTGATCCCCGACGAGCCCGAGGACGGCGGCATCTGGCTCGGCATGAAGGTGCGCCACGGCAAGTTCGGCGTCGGCGTCATCCGCAAGATCGAGGGGAAGGGGGACGACCAGAAGGTGATCGTCTGGTTCAACTCCGTGGGGCCGAAGAAGCTGTTGGTGCGGTTTGCAGGGTTGGAGCGGGTTTGA
- a CDS encoding fused DSP-PTPase phosphatase/NAD kinase-like protein yields MTSITIRPTIVACLIIALGAGSAVGSAVTGQTPAAQPQASVTLPPEARLSERIYHLPGISNGGRVAPGIYRGAQPGPEGYETLRKMGIRTVIDLRTTESEQREVEAAGMKAIAIPIAMSRDGLREKVDRVVVLMADPANQPVFVHCRHGQDRTGIVVAAYRMKVEGWSLADAEAEMQSFGFNDVWINFKKFIKSYGEQLPKR; encoded by the coding sequence ATGACATCAATCACCATTCGGCCAACCATCGTTGCCTGCCTGATCATTGCGCTGGGAGCGGGATCAGCCGTCGGTAGCGCGGTAACCGGCCAGACGCCTGCGGCCCAACCACAAGCGTCCGTCACTCTCCCTCCGGAAGCGAGGCTCTCCGAACGGATCTATCATCTGCCGGGGATATCAAATGGGGGACGAGTGGCGCCGGGAATCTACCGGGGCGCCCAGCCGGGACCCGAGGGGTACGAGACCCTGCGGAAGATGGGAATCCGGACGGTCATCGATCTCCGGACCACCGAAAGTGAACAGCGGGAGGTGGAAGCGGCCGGCATGAAGGCCATTGCAATCCCCATCGCCATGTCCCGCGACGGTCTCCGGGAGAAGGTGGACCGGGTGGTGGTGCTCATGGCCGACCCGGCTAACCAGCCGGTATTTGTCCACTGCCGCCATGGCCAGGACCGGACCGGCATCGTGGTGGCCGCCTATCGGATGAAGGTGGAGGGGTGGTCCCTGGCTGACGCCGAGGCCGAGATGCAATCCTTCGGCTTCAATGACGTCTGGATTAATTTCAAAAAATTTATTAAAAGTTATGGGGAACAATTGCCGAAGAGATGA
- a CDS encoding sigma 54-interacting transcriptional regulator: protein MKAIETILATERDFFAKVARAAFLNPFGESRDELDLLLAGTGAGDRGGVLAAIIARVAERTAVLQRELRGNHHRLPAADRETVRTVLLFDLFHRFLDSFDRLIREQAVGGDSPCPVPFAGGFQAAFAEAGFSETESRRYLGLFYQLRRAFYFIREGLAGSSPSLRRVREHLWQTLFTHNIRWFDQYLWDRMEDFSVLILGETGTGKGAAAAAIGRSGFIPFDPKTGRFSESFTRNFLAVNLSQYPEGVLESELFGHRKGAFTGAIDHHEGVFSRCTPHGAIFLDEIGEVPLPVQVKLLQVLQERSFSPVGSHQRLRFSGRVIAATNRDLTRLREQGEFRDDFYYRLCSDVITIPPLRQRLQECPDELGELVAGILTRLTGTAPKREVQLLRKAIERETGKGYHWPGNVRELEQAVRRVLVTGHYRGEEKGAPSGVTEQFLADVAAGGLDAQGLLAGYCRILYERHDTYEEVARRANLDRRTVKKYLQQAGE, encoded by the coding sequence ATGAAAGCTATCGAGACAATACTGGCGACGGAGCGGGATTTTTTTGCCAAGGTGGCCCGGGCCGCCTTCCTCAATCCCTTTGGCGAGAGCCGCGACGAACTGGACCTGCTCCTGGCGGGAACTGGTGCCGGTGACCGGGGCGGAGTGCTTGCCGCCATCATTGCCCGGGTGGCCGAACGGACGGCCGTCCTGCAGCGGGAACTGCGGGGCAACCACCACCGCCTGCCGGCTGCCGACCGGGAAACGGTCCGGACTGTGCTCCTCTTCGATCTCTTTCATCGGTTCCTGGACTCCTTCGACCGCCTGATCCGGGAGCAGGCCGTCGGCGGCGACTCCCCCTGCCCCGTCCCCTTTGCCGGCGGCTTCCAGGCCGCCTTCGCGGAGGCGGGCTTCTCCGAGACGGAAAGCCGCCGCTACCTGGGCCTCTTCTACCAGCTCCGGCGGGCCTTCTACTTCATCCGGGAAGGGCTCGCCGGTTCCAGCCCGTCGCTGCGCCGGGTGCGGGAACACCTCTGGCAGACCCTCTTCACCCACAACATCCGGTGGTTCGACCAGTACCTCTGGGACCGGATGGAGGACTTCTCCGTACTCATCCTCGGGGAGACCGGCACCGGCAAGGGGGCCGCAGCCGCGGCCATCGGCCGGTCGGGCTTCATCCCCTTCGACCCGAAAACCGGCCGGTTCAGCGAAAGCTTCACCCGCAACTTCCTGGCGGTGAACCTCTCCCAGTACCCGGAGGGGGTCCTGGAGTCGGAGCTCTTCGGCCACCGGAAGGGGGCCTTCACCGGCGCCATCGATCACCATGAGGGGGTCTTCAGCCGCTGCACCCCCCACGGCGCCATCTTCCTGGACGAGATCGGCGAGGTGCCGCTGCCGGTGCAGGTGAAGCTCCTCCAGGTGCTCCAGGAGCGGAGCTTCTCGCCGGTGGGGAGCCACCAGCGGCTCCGCTTCAGCGGCCGGGTCATCGCCGCCACCAACCGGGACCTGACCCGCCTGCGGGAGCAGGGGGAGTTCCGGGACGACTTCTACTACCGCCTCTGTTCCGACGTCATCACCATCCCACCCCTGCGGCAGCGGCTCCAGGAATGCCCCGACGAGCTGGGGGAGCTGGTGGCGGGAATCCTCACGCGCCTGACCGGGACCGCGCCGAAGCGGGAGGTGCAGCTATTGCGCAAGGCCATCGAACGGGAAACGGGAAAGGGATACCACTGGCCGGGAAACGTGCGGGAGCTGGAGCAGGCGGTGCGGCGGGTACTGGTGACGGGACATTACCGGGGGGAAGAGAAAGGGGCGCCGTCCGGCGTGACGGAGCAGTTCCTGGCGGACGTGGCGGCGGGGGGGCTCGATGCCCAGGGGCTTCTGGCCGGCTACTGCCGCATCCTGTACGAGCGGCACGACACCTACGAGGAGGTGGCCCGCCGGGCCAACCTGGACCGGCGGACGGTGAAGAAGTATCTGCAGCAAGCAGGGGAGTGA
- a CDS encoding YiiX/YebB-like N1pC/P60 family cysteine hydrolase, whose protein sequence is MRRITVAVLLMAALLSPFTALAQRQAACREHLAAAHSGGRAAVNQSLAKEMTAFRTLAERALALRAETIKVGNSVHAKVDQGKPLTGDDIALLNQGITEHLTLRDEMLAVAESHECWLDASTAELSKAGITDEARLKGVMVSLASALVLYDNYLLAVSLFEGDAKLRRILNEKDPGYAVTRAALSKVTLNYNSIANRQRVRRAISFFESESKKHPALLRDGAETSYLATLIAQSPSYTMVEKVSPLYVIGRKLGFLGAATTDTLTVMEREGVNVFSMLFGNAVGLVETRKGKLALRGDVAHDVSATLRSGDILLEKTPFRLTDKLIPGYWGHAAVWIGSEAELKELGIWDNPVVARHHGEIREGRLVVEALRSGVEMNTLEHFMNVDSLGILRKAAAGRDERGRIIIQALRQVGKPYDFNFDVESKERVYCSKLVYLSYSGIDWPTKKSLGRATFSPDDVAVRAFKGGDLQLVTFYHDGKPVSDRPAVRMAELMRVRE, encoded by the coding sequence ATGAGGCGCATCACCGTTGCCGTGCTGCTCATGGCTGCCCTCCTCTCACCCTTCACAGCCCTGGCCCAGCGCCAGGCGGCCTGCCGCGAGCACCTTGCCGCGGCCCACAGCGGTGGCCGGGCGGCGGTGAACCAATCCCTCGCCAAGGAAATGACTGCTTTCCGGACCCTGGCGGAACGGGCCCTGGCACTCCGGGCCGAGACCATCAAGGTGGGAAATTCTGTCCACGCCAAAGTGGACCAGGGCAAACCCCTTACCGGCGATGACATCGCACTTCTCAACCAGGGGATCACCGAGCACCTGACCCTGCGGGACGAGATGCTGGCCGTGGCCGAGAGCCACGAATGCTGGCTCGATGCCTCGACCGCCGAACTCAGCAAGGCCGGCATCACCGATGAGGCCCGTCTCAAGGGGGTGATGGTATCCCTGGCCTCGGCCCTGGTCCTCTATGACAACTACCTCCTTGCGGTCTCCCTCTTTGAGGGGGACGCCAAGCTGCGCCGCATCCTCAATGAAAAAGATCCCGGCTATGCCGTGACCCGCGCCGCCCTCTCGAAGGTCACCCTCAACTACAACTCCATCGCCAACCGGCAGCGGGTCCGGCGGGCCATCTCGTTCTTCGAGAGCGAATCAAAGAAGCACCCGGCCCTCCTCCGCGACGGCGCGGAAACCTCCTACCTCGCCACCCTCATCGCCCAGAGCCCCTCGTACACCATGGTCGAGAAGGTATCGCCCCTCTACGTTATCGGCCGCAAGCTGGGCTTCCTGGGGGCCGCCACCACCGACACCCTCACCGTAATGGAGCGGGAAGGGGTCAACGTCTTCAGCATGCTCTTCGGCAACGCGGTGGGGCTGGTGGAGACCCGCAAGGGGAAGCTGGCCCTGCGGGGCGACGTGGCGCATGATGTTTCGGCAACCCTCAGGTCCGGCGACATCCTCCTGGAGAAGACCCCCTTCCGGCTCACCGACAAGCTCATTCCCGGTTACTGGGGTCATGCGGCGGTCTGGATCGGCAGCGAGGCGGAGCTGAAGGAGCTGGGGATCTGGGACAATCCCGTGGTGGCCCGCCACCACGGGGAGATCCGTGAGGGACGGCTCGTGGTGGAGGCCCTCCGTTCCGGGGTGGAGATGAACACACTGGAACACTTCATGAACGTGGACAGCCTCGGCATCCTGCGCAAGGCCGCCGCCGGCCGGGACGAGCGGGGGCGGATCATCATCCAGGCCCTGCGCCAGGTGGGCAAGCCCTACGACTTCAACTTCGACGTGGAATCCAAGGAGCGGGTCTACTGCTCCAAGCTGGTTTACCTCTCCTACAGCGGCATCGACTGGCCCACGAAAAAGTCCCTGGGAAGGGCCACCTTCAGCCCCGACGACGTGGCTGTCCGCGCCTTCAAGGGTGGCGACCTGCAATTGGTCACCTTCTACCACGACGGTAAACCGGTCAGCGACCGGCCCGCAGTCCGCATGGCGGAGCTGATGCGGGTGCGGGAGTAG